A single Lolium perenne isolate Kyuss_39 chromosome 6, Kyuss_2.0, whole genome shotgun sequence DNA region contains:
- the LOC127309234 gene encoding beta-1,3-galactosyltransferase pvg3-like: protein MPAPSNLLRSMANDAKHQAAMRKQGVHGFPRLSASSKALILLPVLLLAFIYLIVYPKEFELQALMSSCGQPPNAYTAAANGSSTTVHAYAREPDFRLLIGILTRADFYERRHLLRMVYGLQLASPDLAAQIDVRFVFCRLYKDDQRVLIPLEILTHGDIIVLDACEENLNGGKTHTFFTAAASLYADAPYDYVMKADDDIMFRLPELVASLGAMPRQDMYYGATIPCGSMDPSKGYMSGMGYALSWDLVEWLAGAEEVTKGRIVGTEDKMTGEWLRLGGKGRNRFNAKPAMYDYPLPVPIDSCSHAFVPDTIAVHRLKDNPRWAHALGYFNFTAGLKSSKFYKFDA from the coding sequence ATGCCGGCGCCGAGCAATCTCCTCAGGTCCATGGCCAACGACGCGAAGCATCAAGCCGCGATGAGGAAGCAGGGTGTCCATGGCTTCCCGAGGCTGTCGGCCTCCAGCAAGGCTCTCATCCTGCTCCCCGTCCTCCTCCTCGCCTTcatctacctcatcgtctaccccAAGGAGTTCGAGCTGCAGGCGCTCATGAGCTCCTGCGGCCAACCACCAAACGcctacaccgccgccgccaatggcTCCTCAACGACCGTCCACGCGTACGCCCGGGAGCCCGACTTCCGGCTCCTCATCGGCATCCTCACCCGCGCCGACTTCTACGAGCGCCGCCACCTCCTCCGCATGGTCTACGGCCTGCAGCTCGCCTCCCCGGACCTCGCCGCGCAGATCGACGTGCGCTTCGTCTTCTGCCGCCTCTACAAGGACGACCAGCGGGTGCTCATCCCGCTCGAGATCCTCACGCACGGCGACATCATCGTGCTCGACGCCTGCGAGGAGAACCTCAACGGCGGGAAGACCCACACCTTCTTCACCGCCGCGGCCTCCCTCTACGCCGACGCGCCCTACGACTACGTCATGAAGGCCGACGACGACATCATGTTCCGGCTGCCGGAGCTGGTGGCGTCGCTGGGCGCCATGCCGCGCCAGGACATGTACTACGGCGCCACCATCCCCTGCGGCAGCATGGACCCGAGCAAGGGGTACATGTCCGGCATGGGGTACGCGCTGTCGTGGGACCTGGTGGAGTGGCTGGCCGGGGCGGAGGAGGTGACCAAGGGCCGCATCGTCGGGACGGAGGACAAGATGACCGGCGAGTGGCTGAGGCTCGGCGGCAAGGGGAGGAACAGGTTCAACGCCAAGCCCGCCATGTACGACTACCCGCTGCCGGTGCCCATAGACAGTTGCTCCCACGCGTTCGTGCCGGACACCATCGCCGTGCACCGTCTCAAGGATAACCCCAGGTGGGCGCACGCGCTCGGTTACTTCAACTTCACCGCGGGGCTCAAGTCATCCAAGTTCTACAAGTTCGACGCCTAA